A stretch of Panthera uncia isolate 11264 chromosome A1 unlocalized genomic scaffold, Puncia_PCG_1.0 HiC_scaffold_16, whole genome shotgun sequence DNA encodes these proteins:
- the GPR12 gene encoding G-protein coupled receptor 12: MNEDLKVNLSGLPRDYLDAGAAENVSAAVSSQVPVVEPEPELVVNPWDIVLCTSGTLISCENAIVVLIIFHNPSLRAPMFLLIGSLALADLLAGVGLIINFVFAYLLQSEATKLVTIGLIVASFSASVCSLLAITVDRYLSLYYALTYHSERTVTFTYVMLVMLWGTSICLGLLPVMGWNCLRDESTCSVVRPLTKNNAAILSVSFLFMFALMLQLYIQICKIVMRHAHQIALQHHFLATSHYVTTRKGVSTLAIILGTFAACWMPFTLYSLIADYTYPSMYTYATLLPATYNSIINPVIYAFRNQEIQKALCLICCGCIPSSLSQRARSPSDV; encoded by the coding sequence ATGAATGAAGACCTGAAGGTCAATTTAAGCGGGCTGCCTCGGGATTATTTAGATGCTGGCGCTGCGGAGAACGTCTCGGCTGCCGTCTCCTCCCAGGTTCCTGTTGTCGAGCCGGAGCCAGAGCTGGTTGTCAACCCTTGGGACATTGTCTTGTGTACCTCAGGAACCCTCATCTCCTGTGAAAATGCCATTGTGGTCCTTATCATCTTCCATAACCCCAGCCTGCGAGCACCCATGTTCCTGCTCATAGGCAGCCTGGCTCTGGCAGACTTACTGGCCGGCGTCGGACTCatcatcaattttgtttttgcCTACCTGCTTCAGTCAGAAGCCACCAAGCTGGTCACAATCGGGCTCATTGtcgcctctttctctgcctctgtctgcagCTTGCTGGCTATCACTGTTGACCGCTACCTTTCCCTGTATTACGCGCTGACGTACCACTCGGAGAGGACGGTCACGTTCACCTATGTCATGCTCGTCATGCTCTGGGGGACCTCCATCTGCCTGGGACTGCTGCCCGTCATGGGCTGGAACTGCCTCAGAGACGAGTCCACCTGCAGCGTGGTCAGACCTCTCACCAAGAACAACGCGGCCATCCTCTCCGTCTCCTTCCTCTTCATGTTCGCGCTCATGCTTCAGCTCTATATCCAGATCTGCAAGATCGTGATGCGGCACGCCCATCAGATCGCCCTGCAGCATCACTTCCTGGCCACCTCCCACTACGTGACCACCCGGAAAGGCGTCTCCACCCTGGCCATCATTCTGGGGACCTTCGCTGCTTGCTGGATGCCTTTCACGCTCTACTCCTTGATAGCTGATTACACCTACCCCTCCATGTACACCTATGCCACCCTCCTGCCGGCCACCTACAACTCCATCATCAACCCTGTCATATATGCTTTCAGAAACCAAGAGATCCAGAAAGCCCTCTGTCTCATTTGCTGCGGCTGCATCCCGTCCAGTCTCTCCCAGAGAGCGCGGTCCCCCAGCGACGTGTAG